One genomic region from Streptomyces venezuelae encodes:
- a CDS encoding LysR family transcriptional regulator produces the protein MQLTWLQTFMAVYQTGSFTKAARHLGVTQPTVTQQIRNLEQEFGRPLFERTAKGAFPTPSGSVLARDVQTSLKGLNSAIHRHFGHADEERPIRIGATAELTAARVVPAISSLVSGGLGIRLSIGASHELLPQLEEGFLDLVVSTVRPSRRGLETAPLADEELILVASPEAVEDFFPSGVDQHSIRKAPMIAYADTMPLIRLYWQTVFNSEPDCPITAVIPDLRGILAAVISSAGVSVLPKCLCSAALASGAITILIEPEIPPINTLYLAVHPGSLSDYRLSQVHSTLLKNARNWS, from the coding sequence ATGCAACTCACCTGGCTGCAAACCTTCATGGCTGTGTACCAGACCGGGTCCTTCACCAAAGCAGCACGCCACCTCGGCGTGACCCAGCCAACCGTCACCCAGCAGATCCGCAACCTTGAGCAGGAGTTCGGACGCCCACTGTTCGAACGGACCGCCAAAGGGGCATTTCCCACCCCCAGCGGGTCCGTCTTGGCCCGCGACGTCCAGACGTCACTCAAGGGCCTGAACTCCGCGATCCACCGACACTTCGGCCACGCCGACGAAGAACGACCCATCCGCATCGGAGCAACCGCCGAACTGACCGCCGCCCGGGTCGTCCCCGCCATCTCCAGCCTCGTATCCGGCGGCCTGGGAATCCGGCTGTCCATCGGCGCCAGCCACGAACTCCTCCCGCAGCTCGAAGAAGGCTTCCTCGATCTGGTCGTCTCCACCGTCCGCCCCTCCCGCCGAGGGCTGGAAACCGCACCCCTGGCCGACGAAGAACTCATCCTCGTCGCCTCACCCGAAGCCGTCGAAGACTTCTTCCCTTCCGGCGTCGACCAACACAGCATCCGCAAAGCACCGATGATCGCCTACGCCGACACGATGCCACTGATCCGCCTCTACTGGCAGACCGTGTTCAACAGCGAACCCGACTGCCCCATCACCGCCGTCATCCCCGACCTGCGCGGCATCCTCGCCGCCGTCATCTCCTCCGCCGGCGTCTCCGTACTGCCCAAATGCCTGTGCTCCGCAGCCCTCGCCTCCGGCGCCATCACCATCCTCATAGAACCCGAAATACCACCCATCAACACCCTCTATCTCGCCGTCCATCCAGGGTCACTGTCCGACTACCGCCTCTCCCAGGTCCACAGCACACTCCTGAAGAACGCCCGCAACTGGAGCTGA
- a CDS encoding SpoIIE family protein phosphatase yields the protein MGVHTVVGEDHPDSRSVPEGLGDAVLDALFSQSPVGLHVYDRELRLVRVNTAARLMRTFPIDRLLGRTLPELLRSFDITDPAAVERAARRVLETGVPELDLSIRFRDRRVPPVETVSSVSAFRLQRADGTVLGLAAALTDITARVRAEAEVRLQNEAAARIGTTLDIFRTAAEFCEVVSPALADTVTVDVYDVVLGGRAPTADALDRDQTLRRVGYRSVAGPDRQGVPAVGEVDVYPPGTPYRTVLDTLAPKLIRRLRPDAPWLDLRRRRDARILGAGAHSMLLVPIRARGVVLGLACFYRWREPAPFDHRHLRLAQQLTTHAGQCLDNARLYGRERSAARILSGGFAHAQASAVTAVELARTHLPAGTGGGWSDAVALSGSRVALVAGDTTSGTSRPAAMSELRAAIEALADLDLSPDDILQRLHDLASRPSTLPDAAEPDAGDQPPATCLCLVYDPVSRLCSAASAGHPSPVLVHPGGAVELLDVAAGPPLGQGLAEYRLTERVLPEGSTLLICNTALLAAAGGRESMLSRLTDLFAEPQPSLQAACDTCADALAPEQPSRDAYLLLARTRVLDYSRTKAWTFPNSPESAGQARRTAVSQLAEWGLAQEVIDDTALVVSELVTNSVRYAKGPIQLRLIHDGTLVCEVTDDSSASPHLRRALDTDENGRGLFITAHLTQRWGVRPSGRGKTLWAARTLPVTPASGHDAAAAE from the coding sequence ATGGGCGTTCACACAGTGGTCGGTGAGGATCATCCGGACAGCCGGTCCGTCCCCGAGGGGCTGGGGGACGCCGTGCTGGACGCGCTCTTCTCCCAGTCGCCCGTGGGCCTGCACGTGTACGACCGGGAGCTGCGTCTGGTGCGGGTGAACACCGCCGCCAGGCTGATGCGGACGTTCCCGATCGACCGGCTGCTCGGCCGTACGCTGCCGGAGCTCCTGCGTTCCTTCGACATCACCGACCCCGCCGCCGTGGAACGGGCCGCCCGCCGGGTGCTGGAGACCGGCGTGCCCGAGCTCGATCTGAGCATCCGGTTCCGCGACCGCCGTGTCCCCCCGGTCGAGACCGTCTCCTCGGTGTCCGCGTTCCGCCTGCAGCGGGCCGACGGCACCGTGCTGGGTCTGGCCGCCGCGCTGACCGACATCACCGCCCGGGTACGGGCCGAAGCGGAGGTGCGTCTGCAGAACGAGGCGGCCGCGCGGATCGGAACGACGCTCGACATCTTCCGTACGGCGGCCGAGTTCTGCGAGGTCGTCTCGCCGGCCCTGGCCGACACCGTGACCGTCGACGTCTACGACGTCGTCCTGGGCGGCCGGGCTCCCACCGCGGACGCTCTCGACCGTGATCAGACTCTTCGACGCGTGGGGTACCGCTCGGTCGCCGGACCGGACCGGCAGGGCGTCCCCGCCGTCGGCGAGGTGGACGTGTACCCACCCGGCACGCCCTACCGGACCGTCCTGGACACCCTGGCCCCCAAGCTGATCCGGCGACTGCGCCCGGACGCACCCTGGCTCGATCTCCGGCGCCGACGAGATGCCCGGATCCTGGGCGCGGGGGCGCATTCCATGCTGCTGGTTCCGATCCGGGCACGGGGTGTGGTGCTCGGCCTGGCCTGTTTCTACCGCTGGCGCGAACCGGCACCGTTCGACCACCGGCACCTGAGGCTCGCGCAGCAGCTCACCACGCACGCGGGCCAGTGCCTGGACAACGCTCGCCTCTACGGGCGTGAGCGCTCCGCCGCCCGCATTCTGTCCGGCGGTTTCGCCCACGCGCAGGCATCCGCGGTCACGGCCGTCGAACTGGCCCGCACCCACCTGCCGGCCGGCACGGGCGGCGGCTGGTCCGACGCCGTCGCCCTCTCCGGATCCAGGGTCGCCCTCGTGGCCGGGGACACCACCTCCGGGACATCACGTCCGGCGGCGATGAGCGAGCTGCGTGCGGCGATCGAGGCGCTTGCCGACCTCGACCTGTCGCCGGACGACATCCTCCAGCGTCTTCACGACCTCGCCAGTCGCCCGAGCACTTTGCCGGACGCAGCCGAACCCGATGCCGGTGACCAGCCGCCCGCCACCTGCCTCTGCCTCGTCTACGATCCGGTCTCCCGCCTGTGCTCCGCGGCGAGCGCGGGACACCCGTCACCGGTTCTGGTGCATCCGGGCGGAGCCGTAGAACTGCTCGACGTCGCGGCAGGGCCACCACTCGGGCAGGGCCTCGCGGAGTACAGGCTCACGGAACGCGTCCTGCCCGAGGGGAGCACCCTGCTGATCTGCAACACCGCTCTGCTGGCCGCGGCCGGTGGCCGGGAGTCGATGCTGAGCCGGTTGACCGACCTGTTCGCAGAACCGCAGCCCTCTCTCCAGGCCGCGTGCGACACGTGCGCCGACGCCCTCGCGCCCGAGCAGCCGTCTCGGGACGCCTATCTGCTGCTGGCCCGCACCCGGGTGCTGGACTACTCCCGGACGAAGGCGTGGACCTTCCCCAACAGCCCGGAGAGCGCCGGGCAGGCTCGGAGGACGGCCGTGAGTCAACTCGCGGAATGGGGACTGGCCCAGGAGGTCATCGACGACACCGCCCTCGTCGTCAGTGAGCTGGTCACCAACTCCGTGCGCTACGCGAAGGGGCCGATCCAGTTGCGCCTCATCCACGACGGCACGCTCGTGTGCGAGGTCACCGACGACAGCAGCGCCAGTCCGCACCTGCGCCGTGCCCTGGACACGGACGAGAACGGCCGGGGCCTGTTCATCACCGCCCACCTCACCCAGCGCTGGGGCGTGCGGCCCTCTGGACGAGGCAAGACCCTCTGGGCGGCACGAACCCTCCCAGTGACTCCGGCCTCCGGTCACGACGCTGCCGCCGCGGAGTGA